The following proteins are co-located in the Microbacterium sp. Clip185 genome:
- a CDS encoding SprT-like domain-containing protein, with protein sequence MSDLQRVRVWAEALIALHLDDGWSFGFDNAKRRAGLCDYTKRRISLSRYLSARYDDDTNHQTLLHEVAHALAGSAAGHGPAWKRVARELGYVGGATHHGETATDLAPWVGVCPNGHVVYRHRKATRPTSCASCAPRYDPRFAFTWTRREITRAARMAASTPR encoded by the coding sequence ATGTCGGATCTGCAGCGTGTACGCGTCTGGGCAGAGGCCCTGATCGCCCTGCACCTCGATGACGGCTGGAGCTTCGGCTTCGACAACGCGAAGCGTCGGGCCGGCCTGTGCGACTACACGAAGCGCCGCATCAGCCTGTCGCGCTATCTGAGCGCTCGCTACGACGACGACACGAACCACCAGACGCTCCTGCACGAGGTCGCGCACGCGCTGGCCGGCTCCGCCGCAGGGCACGGCCCGGCGTGGAAGCGCGTCGCCCGTGAGCTCGGATACGTCGGCGGCGCGACCCATCACGGCGAGACGGCCACGGACCTCGCCCCCTGGGTGGGCGTGTGCCCCAACGGACACGTCGTCTACCGACACCGCAAGGCGACCCGTCCGACCTCCTGCGCGAGTTGCGCGCCGCGCTACGACCCGCGCTTCGCGTTCACCTGGACCCGGCGCGAGATCACACGTGCAGCGAGGATGGCGGCGTCCACGCCACGCTGA
- a CDS encoding 5-oxoprolinase/urea amidolyase family protein — MVTGGRRVLPFGAGGLLIELDDLDAVLGLHAALAASAPNGVEELVPAARTVLVRFDPHRVPAQAVRAWVAATDAAASRTDADASEVILPTVYDGMDLAEAERWAALSPAQLVERHVKTPWRVAFTGFAPGFAYLVGEGWDLDIPRLDAPRTRVPAGSVALAAGFTGTYPRATPGGWRIVGTTTAPLFDPDAAAPALLTAGTRVRFRSERARVELPARPTAAGVTGAPALRVDAPGPLATIQDRGRPGAGAMGISVSGAADRRAASLANRLVGSAHTAAVVEILLGPFRATALADRWIAVTGGLGAFRIDGRNADPHRAVFWPAGSALEIGPLVTGLRAYLAVRGGIDVPRAAGSRATDTLAGLGPAPLAVGDELPTGGEIAGEVPPIDAVAWTAPGPGDVILEVAPGPRADWFARDAARALVEGAWHVSSAADRIGVRLEGPPLARIRAGELPSEAMVPGALQVPPDGRPVVLGVDGPVTGGYPVVAVATADSLGRLAQARPGTRVRIRTVG; from the coding sequence GTGGTGACCGGCGGGCGGCGCGTCCTGCCCTTCGGGGCGGGCGGTCTGCTCATCGAGCTCGACGACCTCGATGCGGTGCTGGGCCTGCACGCGGCGCTTGCCGCATCCGCCCCGAACGGTGTCGAGGAGCTCGTCCCCGCGGCGCGGACGGTGCTCGTCCGCTTCGACCCGCACCGCGTCCCGGCGCAGGCGGTGCGCGCCTGGGTCGCGGCGACGGATGCGGCCGCATCCCGCACCGATGCCGATGCGTCCGAAGTGATCCTTCCCACCGTGTACGACGGCATGGACCTGGCCGAGGCGGAACGATGGGCAGCGCTCTCGCCCGCGCAGCTCGTCGAGCGGCATGTGAAGACGCCTTGGCGGGTCGCGTTCACGGGGTTCGCGCCCGGATTCGCCTATCTCGTGGGGGAGGGGTGGGACCTCGACATCCCTCGCCTGGACGCCCCGCGTACGCGCGTGCCCGCCGGCTCCGTCGCCCTCGCCGCGGGATTCACGGGGACCTATCCGCGGGCGACGCCGGGCGGATGGCGCATCGTCGGCACGACGACCGCCCCGCTCTTCGATCCGGATGCGGCCGCTCCGGCGCTTCTGACCGCCGGCACGCGTGTGCGTTTCCGGTCCGAGCGGGCGCGCGTCGAGCTCCCCGCCCGGCCCACGGCGGCAGGGGTCACGGGCGCACCCGCGCTGCGGGTGGACGCACCTGGACCGCTCGCGACGATCCAGGATCGCGGACGACCTGGAGCCGGCGCGATGGGGATCTCGGTGTCGGGTGCGGCCGATCGTCGTGCGGCATCGCTCGCCAATCGCCTCGTCGGCTCGGCGCACACGGCCGCGGTCGTCGAGATCCTGCTGGGGCCGTTCCGGGCCACGGCGCTCGCCGACCGGTGGATCGCGGTGACGGGCGGCCTGGGTGCGTTCCGCATCGACGGCAGGAATGCGGATCCGCACCGCGCCGTGTTCTGGCCCGCGGGCTCGGCGCTCGAGATCGGCCCGCTCGTGACGGGACTTCGCGCGTACCTCGCCGTACGCGGCGGGATCGATGTGCCTCGCGCCGCGGGCTCCCGGGCCACCGACACCCTCGCAGGCCTCGGTCCGGCCCCGCTCGCCGTGGGTGACGAGCTCCCCACGGGAGGCGAGATCGCGGGCGAGGTGCCGCCGATCGACGCGGTCGCGTGGACGGCGCCCGGCCCCGGCGACGTGATCCTGGAGGTCGCACCCGGCCCGCGCGCCGACTGGTTCGCGCGCGACGCCGCACGTGCGCTCGTCGAGGGCGCGTGGCATGTGTCGTCGGCCGCCGATCGCATCGGCGTGCGCCTGGAGGGGCCGCCGCTCGCCCGCATCCGCGCGGGGGAGCTGCCGAGCGAGGCGATGGTCCCCGGCGCGCTCCAGGTGCCCCCGGACGGCCGGCCGGTCGTGCTCGGAGTCGACGGTCCTGTCACCGGCGGGTACCCGGTCGTCGCGGTGGCTACGGCCGACTCCCTGGGCCGGCTCGCGCAGGCCAGGCCCGGCACCCGCGTGCGGATCAGGACCGTCGGATGA
- a CDS encoding spermidine synthase gives MARARYEHVPHPEARLSDGSIARIAPSSFTSGFELDVAGTPQSHVDLDDPTHLHFEYIGRMAAVIDQLRLPGQPLTAVHLGGGALTIPRYIAHTRPGSRQQVIELEQALVDLVRTNLPLPRGAQIRVRIGDARAGLARLPESLVGNVDLLVSDVYAGAQTPAHLTTVEFYRDAARLLAPDGVLLVNVADGAGLAFARRQVATVREVLPEIALLAEVQTLKGRRFGNLVIAASAAPLPTAWLPRLMAAGPHPAKVATGAELDEFVRGAVPATDATATPSPKPAASLFER, from the coding sequence ATGGCCCGCGCGCGCTACGAGCACGTCCCGCATCCTGAGGCGAGACTGTCGGACGGTTCGATCGCCCGCATCGCGCCCTCGTCGTTCACGAGCGGATTCGAGCTCGACGTCGCCGGGACCCCGCAATCGCACGTCGACCTCGACGATCCGACCCACCTGCACTTCGAGTACATCGGGCGGATGGCTGCCGTCATCGATCAGCTGCGCCTGCCCGGTCAGCCGCTCACCGCTGTGCATCTCGGCGGTGGCGCCCTCACGATCCCCCGCTACATCGCCCACACGCGCCCCGGTTCCCGCCAGCAGGTCATCGAGCTCGAGCAGGCACTCGTCGATCTCGTGCGCACGAACCTCCCGCTGCCGCGCGGTGCTCAGATCCGGGTGCGCATCGGAGACGCCCGGGCGGGGCTCGCCCGCCTGCCCGAGTCACTGGTGGGCAACGTCGACCTCCTCGTATCCGACGTGTACGCCGGCGCCCAGACGCCCGCTCATCTGACGACCGTGGAGTTCTACCGAGATGCGGCCCGTCTCCTCGCCCCGGACGGGGTGCTGCTCGTGAACGTCGCCGACGGCGCGGGACTCGCCTTCGCACGGCGCCAGGTGGCCACCGTGCGTGAGGTGCTGCCGGAGATCGCGCTGCTCGCGGAGGTGCAGACCCTCAAGGGACGGCGCTTCGGCAACCTCGTGATCGCCGCTTCCGCCGCCCCGCTGCCGACGGCGTGGCTGCCGCGCCTGATGGCGGCCGGGCCGCATCCGGCCAAGGTCGCGACCGGCGCGGAGCTCGACGAGTTCGTGCGCGGCGCGGTTCCGGCCACGGACGCGACCGCCACCCCCTCGCCCAAACCCGCCGCATCCCTCTTCGAGCGCTGA
- the rpoB gene encoding DNA-directed RNA polymerase subunit beta, with protein sequence MAAAPHASTPTTKTPKNGRGASRLSFAKITDTLTVPDLLALQTESFDWLVGNDAWKARVAEAQAAGRTDVPTTSGLEEIFEEISPIEDLSETMQLSFTNPYLEPEKYSIEECKERGKTYAAPLYVEAEFMNHQTGEIKTQTVFMGDFPLQTDKGTFIINGTERVVVSQLVRSPGVYFDRVADKTSDKDIVSARVIPSRGAWLEFEIDKRDQVGVRIDRKRKQSVTVFLKALGLSSEDIMNEFAGFSSIEETLEKDTILTKEDALRDIYRKLRPGEQVAAEAARALLDNFYFSSKRYDLAKVGRYKINQKLGLDTPLTDSVLTVDDIVATIKYLVRLHRGDTTFEGVRAGKKAEIRIDVDDIDNFGNRRIRAVGELIQNQVRTGLSRMERVVRERMTTQDIEAITPQTLINVRPVVAAIKEFFGTSQLSQFMDQNNPLAGLTHKRRLSALGPGGLSRERAGVEVRDVHPSHYGRMCPIETPEGPNIGLIGSLASFARINAFGFIETPYRRVVNGRVTTDIDYLTASEENDFIVAQAGVELTAEGKFANERVLARRGQGGEVDLFPAEEIGYMDVSPRQMVSVATSLIPFLEHDDANRALMGANMQRQAVPLVRSESPVVGTGMEGYAAVDAGDVVTAKRSGVVAEVSADVVTIQTDEGGTDDYFLRKFDRSNQGTSYNQRVVVSAGERIEAGEVIADGPATENGELALGKNLLVGFMTWEGHNFEDAIILSQELVKDDTLSSIHIEEYEVDARDTKLGKEEITRDLPNVSPDLLKDLDERGIIRIGAEVRPGDILVGKVTPKGETELSAEERLLRAIFNEKSREVRDTSLKVPHGEQGTIIAVKEFNAEDGDDELGSGVNRRVVVYIAQKRKITEGDKLAGRHGNKGVIAKILPVEDMPFLADGTPLDVILNPLGIPGRMNFGQVLELHLGWIAQQGWKVEGNPEWAANLPKEAFEAPAGTKVATPVFDGAFESEIAGLLDSTNPTRDGVRLIDSSGKTTLFDGRSGEPFPAPISVGYMYILKLHHLVDDKIHARSTGPYSMITQQPLGGKAQFGGQRFGEMEVWALEAYGAAYALQELLTIKSDDILGRVKVYEAIVKGENIQEPGIPESFKVLMKEMQSLCLNVEVLSADGTAVNLRDTDDDAFRAAEELGINISSRFESSSIDEI encoded by the coding sequence TTGGCTGCCGCGCCCCACGCAAGCACCCCCACCACCAAGACCCCCAAGAACGGACGCGGCGCTTCGCGTCTGTCCTTCGCGAAGATCACCGACACGCTGACGGTCCCCGACCTTCTCGCGCTGCAGACGGAGTCCTTCGACTGGCTCGTCGGCAACGACGCCTGGAAGGCACGCGTCGCCGAGGCCCAGGCCGCCGGTCGCACCGACGTGCCGACCACGAGCGGTCTCGAGGAGATCTTCGAGGAGATCTCCCCGATCGAAGACCTCAGCGAGACGATGCAGCTGAGCTTCACGAACCCCTACCTCGAGCCCGAGAAGTACTCCATCGAGGAGTGCAAGGAGCGCGGCAAGACGTACGCGGCCCCGCTCTACGTCGAAGCCGAGTTCATGAACCACCAGACCGGTGAGATCAAGACGCAGACGGTCTTCATGGGCGACTTCCCGCTCCAGACCGACAAGGGCACGTTCATCATCAACGGCACCGAGCGCGTCGTCGTGTCGCAGCTCGTGCGTTCGCCCGGCGTGTACTTCGACCGTGTGGCCGACAAGACCAGCGACAAGGACATCGTCTCGGCCCGCGTCATCCCCAGCCGCGGCGCCTGGCTCGAGTTCGAGATCGACAAGCGCGACCAGGTGGGCGTGCGCATCGACCGCAAGCGCAAGCAGTCGGTCACCGTCTTCCTGAAGGCGCTCGGCCTGTCCAGCGAAGACATCATGAACGAGTTCGCGGGCTTCAGCTCGATCGAGGAGACCCTCGAGAAGGACACGATCCTCACCAAGGAAGACGCGCTGCGCGACATCTACCGCAAGCTCCGTCCGGGTGAGCAGGTCGCGGCCGAGGCTGCGCGTGCGCTGCTGGACAACTTCTACTTCTCGTCCAAGCGCTACGACCTCGCCAAGGTCGGTCGCTACAAGATCAACCAGAAGCTGGGCCTCGACACCCCGCTGACCGACTCGGTGCTCACGGTCGACGACATCGTCGCGACCATCAAGTACCTCGTCCGCCTCCACCGCGGCGACACGACCTTCGAGGGCGTGCGCGCCGGCAAGAAGGCCGAGATCCGCATCGACGTCGACGACATCGACAACTTCGGCAACCGCCGCATCCGCGCGGTCGGCGAGCTCATCCAGAACCAGGTCCGCACGGGTCTGTCGCGCATGGAGCGCGTCGTCCGCGAGCGCATGACCACGCAGGACATCGAGGCGATCACGCCCCAGACCCTGATCAACGTGCGTCCCGTCGTCGCGGCGATCAAGGAGTTCTTCGGAACCTCGCAGCTGTCGCAGTTCATGGATCAGAACAACCCGCTCGCGGGTCTGACCCACAAGCGTCGCCTGTCGGCGCTGGGCCCCGGCGGTCTGTCGCGTGAGCGTGCCGGCGTCGAGGTCCGTGACGTCCACCCCTCGCACTACGGCCGCATGTGCCCGATCGAGACGCCGGAAGGCCCGAACATCGGTCTGATCGGTTCGCTCGCCTCCTTCGCGCGCATCAACGCGTTCGGGTTCATCGAGACCCCGTACCGCCGCGTCGTGAACGGTCGCGTCACCACCGACATCGACTACCTCACCGCCAGCGAGGAGAACGACTTCATCGTCGCCCAGGCCGGTGTCGAGCTGACCGCCGAAGGCAAGTTCGCCAACGAGCGCGTGCTCGCCCGCCGCGGCCAGGGCGGCGAGGTCGACCTCTTCCCGGCAGAGGAGATCGGCTACATGGACGTCTCCCCGCGCCAGATGGTGTCGGTCGCGACCTCGCTGATCCCCTTCCTCGAGCACGACGACGCGAACCGCGCCCTCATGGGTGCGAACATGCAGCGCCAGGCCGTGCCGCTGGTTCGCAGCGAGTCGCCCGTGGTCGGAACCGGTATGGAGGGCTACGCGGCCGTCGACGCCGGTGACGTCGTCACCGCCAAGCGTTCCGGCGTCGTCGCGGAGGTCTCCGCCGACGTCGTCACCATCCAGACGGATGAGGGCGGCACCGACGACTACTTCCTGCGCAAGTTCGACCGCTCCAACCAGGGCACGTCGTACAACCAGCGCGTCGTGGTCTCCGCCGGTGAGCGCATCGAGGCCGGCGAGGTCATCGCCGACGGTCCCGCGACCGAGAACGGCGAGCTCGCCCTCGGCAAGAACCTGCTCGTCGGGTTCATGACGTGGGAGGGTCACAACTTCGAGGACGCGATCATCCTCAGCCAGGAGCTCGTGAAGGACGACACGCTCTCCTCGATCCACATCGAGGAGTACGAGGTCGACGCCCGTGACACGAAGCTCGGCAAGGAGGAGATCACGCGCGACCTGCCGAACGTGAGCCCCGACCTGCTGAAGGACCTCGACGAGCGCGGCATCATCCGCATCGGTGCCGAGGTCCGCCCCGGCGACATCCTCGTCGGCAAGGTCACGCCCAAGGGCGAGACCGAGCTCTCGGCCGAGGAGCGCCTGCTGCGCGCGATCTTCAACGAGAAGAGCCGCGAGGTCCGTGACACCTCCCTGAAGGTGCCCCACGGCGAGCAGGGCACGATCATCGCCGTCAAGGAGTTCAACGCCGAGGACGGCGACGACGAGCTCGGCTCCGGCGTCAACCGCCGGGTCGTGGTCTACATCGCCCAGAAGCGCAAGATCACCGAGGGCGACAAGCTCGCCGGCCGCCACGGCAACAAGGGTGTCATCGCGAAGATCCTCCCCGTTGAGGACATGCCCTTCCTCGCCGACGGCACGCCGCTCGACGTCATCCTCAACCCGCTCGGTATCCCCGGTCGAATGAACTTCGGTCAGGTCCTCGAGCTCCACCTCGGCTGGATCGCCCAGCAGGGCTGGAAGGTCGAGGGCAACCCGGAGTGGGCCGCGAACCTGCCGAAGGAGGCCTTCGAGGCCCCCGCCGGCACCAAGGTCGCCACCCCGGTGTTCGACGGTGCGTTCGAGTCGGAGATCGCGGGTCTGCTCGACTCGACGAACCCCACCCGTGACGGCGTGCGACTGATCGACTCCAGCGGCAAGACCACGCTGTTCGACGGTCGTAGCGGAGAGCCCTTCCCGGCACCCATCTCCGTCGGCTACATGTACATCCTGAAGCTGCACCACCTCGTGGACGACAAGATCCACGCGCGCTCCACCGGTCCGTACTCGATGATCACGCAGCAGCCGCTGGGTGGTAAGGCGCAGTTCGGCGGTCAGCGCTTCGGTGAGATGGAGGTGTGGGCCCTCGAGGCCTACGGCGCCGCCTACGCGCTGCAGGAGCTCCTCACGATCAAGTCCGACGACATCCTCGGCCGCGTCAAGGTGTACGAGGCGATCGTCAAGGGCGAGAACATCCAGGAGCCCGGTATCCCCGAGTCCTTCAAGGTGCTCATGAAGGAGATGCAGTCGCTCTGCCTGAACGTCGAGGTCCTCTCGGCCGACGGTACGGCTGTCAACCTGCGCGACACCGATGACGACGCCTTCCGCGCAGCGGAGGAGCTCGGCATCAACATCTCCAGCCGGTTCGAGTCCTCGTCCATCGACGAGATCTGA
- the pxpA gene encoding 5-oxoprolinase subunit PxpA: MPSIDLNADLGETVEGEPTADDAAMFAVISSASVACGGHAGDPDAMRAAVALAAAGGVAIGAHPSYPDRAGFGRRAMRIAPARLRRELAAQLGALRTAGADIRYVKPHGALYHAAGSDPETATAVVAEVAALAAELGRPVPVLGLGDRLREAAADAGVPFFREAFLDRGYLPDGSLVPRGAPGALLHHPEQVALRAVRLAMSGEVVAADGSVVRTEAVSLCLHGDTPEAVEMAGAVRAALTAAGVEVRAPW; this comes from the coding sequence ATGCCCTCGATCGATCTGAACGCCGACCTCGGCGAGACCGTCGAGGGCGAGCCGACCGCGGACGATGCGGCGATGTTCGCGGTGATCTCCAGCGCCAGTGTGGCGTGCGGCGGTCATGCGGGCGATCCCGACGCGATGCGAGCGGCGGTCGCGCTCGCCGCGGCGGGCGGCGTCGCCATCGGCGCGCACCCCTCGTATCCCGACCGCGCCGGATTCGGGCGACGGGCGATGCGGATCGCTCCCGCACGGCTGCGACGGGAACTCGCCGCGCAGTTGGGCGCCCTGCGCACCGCGGGCGCCGACATCCGTTACGTGAAGCCGCATGGCGCGCTGTACCACGCTGCGGGCAGCGATCCGGAGACGGCGACGGCGGTCGTCGCGGAGGTCGCCGCCCTCGCCGCCGAGCTCGGCCGGCCCGTGCCCGTGCTGGGTCTCGGCGACCGGCTGCGCGAAGCGGCGGCGGATGCGGGAGTCCCGTTCTTCCGCGAGGCGTTCCTCGACCGCGGCTATCTGCCGGACGGCTCCCTCGTGCCGCGGGGCGCGCCGGGCGCGCTGCTCCACCATCCGGAGCAGGTCGCCCTGCGGGCGGTGCGCCTGGCGATGTCGGGCGAGGTCGTCGCGGCCGACGGCTCCGTCGTGCGTACCGAGGCGGTCTCGCTGTGTCTGCACGGCGATACGCCCGAGGCGGTGGAGATGGCCGGCGCCGTCCGTGCGGCGCTGACGGCGGCAGGGGTCGAGGTGCGGGCGCCGTGGTGA
- a CDS encoding ABC transporter ATP-binding protein — protein sequence MHISSSELGLAARVSRLTKTYGSGAGAVRALDDVAVGIRRGEFTAIMGASGSGKSTLMHIMAGLDAPTSGSVWIGDTDITGLGDRELTVLRRRRVGFVFQSFNLVPTLDVIGNITLPFDLDDRRPSAIERARIDMLVETLGLRSRLTHRPHELSGGQQQRVAIARALATAPDLLFADEPTGNLDSRTGREVLALLGAASREHGQSIAMVTHDPIAASHADRVIYLGDGRVVADHRGQSAEQIAAFMLAAEQGAVA from the coding sequence ATGCACATCTCCTCCAGCGAACTCGGCCTCGCCGCGCGTGTCTCGCGGCTCACGAAGACATACGGCAGTGGCGCCGGCGCCGTCCGCGCCCTCGACGACGTCGCCGTCGGCATCCGCCGCGGCGAGTTCACCGCCATCATGGGCGCGTCCGGCTCCGGCAAGTCGACGCTCATGCACATCATGGCCGGCCTCGACGCCCCGACGAGCGGATCGGTGTGGATCGGCGACACCGACATCACCGGCCTCGGCGACCGGGAACTGACCGTCCTCCGGCGCCGCCGGGTGGGCTTCGTGTTCCAGTCCTTCAACCTCGTGCCGACGCTCGACGTCATCGGCAACATCACGCTCCCCTTCGATCTGGACGACCGCCGCCCGTCGGCGATCGAGCGCGCACGGATCGACATGCTCGTCGAGACGCTCGGTCTCCGCTCGCGTCTGACGCACCGCCCCCACGAGCTCAGCGGCGGACAGCAGCAGCGCGTGGCCATCGCCCGCGCGCTCGCCACGGCGCCCGATCTGCTCTTCGCCGACGAGCCGACCGGAAACCTCGACTCCCGCACGGGGCGCGAGGTGCTGGCACTGCTGGGGGCTGCAAGCCGCGAGCACGGGCAGTCGATCGCGATGGTCACGCACGACCCGATCGCCGCGAGCCACGCCGACCGCGTCATCTATCTCGGCGACGGTCGCGTCGTCGCCGACCACCGAGGGCAGAGCGCCGAGCAGATCGCCGCGTTCATGCTCGCCGCGGAGCAGGGGGCCGTCGCGTGA
- a CDS encoding 2-phosphosulfolactate phosphatase produces MPEIVDQSRYQIRFEWGSAGVSRLAASDVVVIVDVLSASTEVVDAVAAGRAVPLADTEIAELAGAAQDAGALVLLGALRNAAAVAAAVLAEQQRRGARTSVAVIAAGDADAAGWRVAVEDQLGAGAVIDALGSLGLDHTSPEAAAACESFRGLQSAVRHLLTASASGQTLLDAGARDAVLAAATLDATSAVPVLRDGVFVAA; encoded by the coding sequence ATGCCCGAGATCGTCGACCAGTCGCGCTACCAGATCCGCTTCGAGTGGGGATCGGCGGGGGTGAGCCGGCTCGCCGCGTCCGACGTGGTCGTGATCGTGGACGTGCTGTCCGCCTCGACCGAGGTCGTGGATGCGGTCGCCGCAGGCCGCGCGGTCCCGCTCGCCGATACGGAGATCGCGGAGCTCGCCGGCGCCGCACAGGATGCGGGCGCCCTCGTGCTGCTCGGGGCGCTGCGCAATGCGGCCGCCGTCGCCGCCGCCGTGCTGGCGGAGCAGCAGCGTCGCGGTGCGCGCACCTCGGTCGCGGTGATCGCTGCGGGGGATGCGGATGCGGCCGGCTGGCGCGTCGCGGTCGAGGATCAGCTCGGGGCGGGGGCCGTGATCGATGCGCTCGGCTCTCTCGGGCTCGACCACACCTCGCCCGAGGCTGCCGCTGCGTGCGAGTCGTTCCGGGGACTGCAGAGCGCGGTGCGGCATCTGCTGACGGCGAGCGCGAGCGGACAGACACTGCTGGATGCGGGGGCGCGCGACGCGGTGCTGGCTGCGGCGACGCTCGATGCCACATCCGCGGTCCCGGTTCTGCGAGACGGCGTCTTCGTCGCGGCCTGA
- a CDS encoding ABC transporter permease: MGASILVSAISTAFGVILISATGYIAALLRADPYIGDSGTLAFVLSFLTVLLVGVAVYVAAIVTANTFATVVTGRTRRIALLRLIGASARSQRTELARQGLVVGAIGALLGLVGGTLVAIIGVGASDWALGLDVAYAPVEPMLVVPAVIVALTTWAAAWAGSRRVLTVTPLEAIGGSVEAPYTRAARRTGRNVAALVLLVLGALLLGGGIAYGLVSPAGVIIAFFGGVLSFTGLALGATLVMPPVLRLVGSVFGRSAMSRLAAQNALRYPERSSRMAIGVVMGVTLITMFAVAIASTKAVMTASGGGVLDDDMSRVLDTFSAVMMGLVAVSAVIAGVGLVNLLTLGVVQRRRELGLLRTLGVSNTQLRVMVLREAAHITIAATATGLVLGIVYGWAGAQSLLGSVPIDPTRPPEPTFVLPAIPPIPVLVIVAATTVLTLVAAVVPTRLATRVAPIEALADA, translated from the coding sequence ATGGGGGCCAGCATCCTCGTCTCCGCCATCTCCACCGCCTTCGGCGTCATCCTCATCTCCGCCACCGGCTACATCGCGGCGCTCCTGCGTGCGGATCCCTACATCGGCGACAGCGGCACGCTGGCCTTCGTGCTCAGCTTCCTCACGGTCCTGCTTGTAGGGGTCGCGGTCTATGTCGCCGCGATCGTCACGGCCAACACCTTCGCCACGGTCGTCACCGGCCGGACGCGGCGGATCGCCCTCCTCCGCCTCATCGGCGCATCGGCGCGTTCGCAGCGCACGGAGCTCGCCCGGCAGGGGCTTGTCGTGGGGGCGATCGGAGCGCTCCTGGGCCTCGTCGGCGGAACGCTGGTCGCGATCATCGGGGTCGGTGCGTCCGACTGGGCGCTGGGACTGGACGTCGCCTACGCGCCCGTCGAGCCGATGCTCGTCGTTCCCGCGGTGATCGTCGCGCTCACCACGTGGGCGGCGGCGTGGGCGGGGTCGCGACGCGTACTCACCGTCACGCCGCTCGAGGCGATCGGCGGCTCCGTGGAGGCGCCCTATACTCGCGCCGCACGGCGCACCGGACGCAATGTCGCAGCGCTCGTCCTCCTGGTGCTGGGGGCGCTCCTGCTCGGCGGCGGAATCGCGTACGGTCTCGTCAGCCCCGCCGGCGTGATCATCGCCTTCTTCGGCGGTGTGCTGTCCTTCACCGGTCTCGCGCTCGGCGCGACGCTCGTCATGCCGCCCGTTCTGCGTCTGGTCGGCTCGGTCTTCGGCCGTTCGGCCATGTCGCGGCTGGCGGCCCAGAACGCGCTGCGCTATCCCGAGCGCTCGAGTCGGATGGCGATCGGCGTCGTCATGGGGGTCACCCTCATCACGATGTTCGCCGTCGCGATCGCCTCCACGAAGGCCGTCATGACCGCCTCCGGCGGCGGAGTTCTGGACGACGACATGTCCCGTGTACTCGACACCTTCTCTGCGGTGATGATGGGACTCGTCGCGGTCTCCGCTGTCATCGCCGGTGTGGGGCTCGTCAACCTGCTGACACTGGGCGTCGTGCAGCGGCGTCGCGAGCTCGGTCTGCTTCGCACTCTGGGCGTCTCGAACACGCAGCTGCGCGTCATGGTGCTGCGCGAGGCCGCACACATCACGATCGCGGCGACCGCGACGGGACTGGTGCTCGGGATCGTGTACGGCTGGGCGGGTGCGCAGTCGCTCCTCGGTTCCGTGCCGATCGATCCCACCCGTCCGCCCGAGCCGACGTTCGTGCTCCCGGCGATCCCGCCGATCCCCGTGCTCGTGATCGTCGCGGCGACGACCGTGCTCACCCTTGTCGCGGCGGTCGTGCCGACACGGCTCGCCACGCGCGTCGCCCCCATCGAGGCGCTCGCCGACGCGTGA